One window of Cervus elaphus chromosome 2, mCerEla1.1, whole genome shotgun sequence genomic DNA carries:
- the LOC122675546 gene encoding olfactory receptor 8B12-like, translating into MAAEYSSVTEFTLTGLTDQPGLQIPLFFLCLGFYMVTVVGNLGLITLIGLNSRLHTPMYFFLFNLSFIDFCYSTTITPKMLMSFVSKKNTILHAGCLTQLCFFCFFVISESFVLSAMAYDRYVAICKPLVYTVTMSPKVCLLLLLGVYVMGFSGAMAHTGSIASLIFCADNLINHFMCDIPPILELACNRSYVHELVVFICVAIDIGMPIVTISISYALILSSILRIHSTEGRSKAFSTCSSHIIVVFLFFGSGAFVYLKPPSVLPLDQGKVSSLFYTIVVPMLNPLIYSLRNKDVKVALRKILGKINFLRKE; encoded by the coding sequence ATGGCAGCTGAGTACTCTTCGGTGACAGAATTCACCCTCACAGGCTTAACAGACCAGCCAGGACTCCAGATCCCCCTCTTCTTCCTGTGTCTAGGTTTCTACATGGTCACCGTAGTGGGGAACCTGGGCTTGATAACGCTGATTGGGTTGAACTCTCGcctgcacacccccatgtacttcttcctcttcaACCTCTCCTTCATAGACTTCTGTTACTCCACTACCATCACTCCCAAAATGCTGATGAGTTTTGTCTCAAAGAAGAACACCATCTTGCATGCAGGGTGTTTGACTCAACTgtgtttcttctgcttctttgtcATCTCTGAGTCCTTCGTCCTATCAGCGATGGCGTATGACCGCTATGTTGCCATCTGTAAGCCACTGGTGTACACAGTCACCATGTCTCCTAAGGTCTGCTTACTCCTTTTGTTGGGTGTGTATGTGATGGGGTTTTCAGGGGCCATGGCCCACACAGGAAGCATAGCAAGCCTGATCTTCTGTGCTGACAACCTCATCAatcatttcatgtgtgatatcCCTCCTATCCTTGAGCTAGCTTGCAATAGGTCTTATGTGCATGAGCTGGTGGTCTTCATATGTGTGGCTATTGACATTGGAATGCCCATTGTCACCATCTCCATCTCTTATGCTCtaatcctctccagcattctccGCATTCACtccactgagggcaggtccaaaGCTTTCAGTACATGCAGCTCCCACATAATtgtggttttccttttctttggttcTGGGGCTTTTGTGTATCTCAAACCACCTTCTGTTTTGCCCCTTGACCAAGGGAAAGTGTCCTCCCTGTTCTACACCATTGTGGTGCCCATGTTAAACCCACTGATCTACAGTTTGAGGAACAAGGATGTCAAAGTTGCCCTGAGGAAAATCTTGGGGAAAATTAATTTCTTGAGAAAGGagtaa
- the LOC122675540 gene encoding olfactory receptor 8B12-like → MAAENSSVTEFILTGLTDQPGLQIPLFFLCLGFYMVTVVGNLGLITLIGLNSRLHTPMYFFLFNLSFIDFCYSTTITPKMLMSFVSKKNTILHAGCLTQLCFFCFFVISESFVLSAMAYDRYVAICKPLVYTVTMSPKVCLLLLLGVYVMGFSGAMAHTGSIASLIFCADNLINHFMCDIPPLLELACNSSYVHELVVFIVVTTVIGMVTVTISISYALILSSILLIHSTEGRSKAFSTCSSHIIVVFLFFGSGAFVYLKPPSVLPLDQGKVSSLFYTIVVPMLNPLVYSLRNKDVKVALRKTLGKINFLSKE, encoded by the coding sequence ATGGCAGCTGAGAACTCTTCGGTGACAGAATTCATCCTCACAGGCTTAACAGACCAGCCAGGACTCCAGATCCCCCTCTTCTTCCTGTGTCTAGGTTTCTACATGGTCACCGTAGTGGGGAACCTGGGCTTGATAACGCTGATTGGGTTGAACTCTCGcctgcacacccccatgtacttcttcctcttcaACCTCTCCTTCATAGACTTCTGTTACTCCACTACCATCACTCCCAAAATGCTGATGAGTTTTGTCTCAAAGAAGAACACCATCTTGCATGCAGGGTGTTTGACTCAACTgtgtttcttctgcttctttgtcATCTCTGAGTCCTTCGTTCTGTCAGCGATGGCGTATGACCGCTATGTTGCCATCTGTAAGCCACTGGTGTACACAGTCACCATGTCTCCTAAGGTCTGCTTACTCCTTTTGTTGGGTGTGTATGTGATGGGGTTTTCAGGGGCCATGGCCCACACAGGAAGCATAGCAAGCCTGATCTTCTGTGCTGACAACCTCATCAatcatttcatgtgtgatatcCCTCCTCTCCTTGAGCTAGCTTGCAACAGCTCTTATGTGCACGAACTGGTGGTCTTCATAGTTGTGACCACTGTTATTGGAATGGTCACTGTCACCATCTCCATCTCTTATGCTCTAATCCTCTCCAGCATCCTCCTCATTCACtccactgagggcaggtccaaaGCTTTCAGTACATGCAGCTCCCACATAATtgtggttttccttttctttggttcTGGGGCTTTTGTGTATCTCAAACCACCTTCTGTTTTGCCCCTTGACCAAGGGAAAGTGTCCTCCCTGTTCTACACCATTGTGGTGCCCATGTTAAACCCACTGGTCTACAGTTTGAGGAACAAGGACGTCAAAGTTGCCCTGAGGAAAACCTTGGGGAAAATTAATTTCTTGAGTAAGGAGTAG
- the LOC122706297 gene encoding olfactory receptor 151-like: MAAQNHSTVTEFILGGLTNQPELQLPFFFLFLGIYSVTMIGNLSVITLICLNAQLHTPMYYFLSSLSLLDLCYSSVITPKMLVNFVSEKNIISYAGCMSQLYFFLVFVIAESYTLTVMAYDRYVAICRPLLYNIIMSHRVCSLLVAAVYTMGLIGSTIETGLMLKLSYCEHLISYYFCDIVALVKLSCSSTHHIEITTFFLAGFNIIFTSLTIFVSYAFILSSILHIHSTEGRSKAFSTCSSHLAAVGLFYGSTTFLYLKPSTGSSLAQENVVSLFYTTGIPMLNPLIYSLRNKEVKAAMQKTLRRKLFGCKCNYSFSG; this comes from the coding sequence ATGGCTGCACAAAACCACTCCACAGTGACAGAGTTCATTCTTGGAGGTTTAACAAATCAGCCAGAGCTCCAGCTacccttcttcttcctcttccttgggATCTACTCAGTCACCATGATAGGGAACCTGAGTGTGATAACACTGATTTGTCTGAATGCTCAGCTTCATACACCCATGTACTATTTTCTCAGCAGTCTGTCACTATTAGATCTCTGTTACTCCTCTGTCATTACCCCTAAGATGCTGGTGAACTTTGTGTCAGAGAAGAACATCATCTCCTATGCAGGGTGCATGTCCCAGCTCTACTTCTTCCTGGTGTTTGTCATTGCTGAGAGTTACACACTGaccgtgatggcctatgaccgctatgttgcCATCTGCAGACCTCTGCTTTACAACATCATCATGTCTCATCGAGTCTGCTCCCTCCTGGTGGCTGCAGTCTATACCATGGGGCTCATTGGCTCAACCATAGAAACTGGCCTCATGTTAAAACTATCTTATTGTGAGCACCTCATCAGTTATTACTTCTGTGATATTGTCGCACTCGTGAAGCTCTCCTGCTCCAGCACCCATCATATTGAGATAACAACTTTCTTTTTGGCTGGATTTAACATCATATTCACCAGCTTAACAATCTTTGTTTCCTATGCTTTTATTCTCTCCAGCATCCTCCATATCCACTCCACAGAGGGAAGGTCCAAAGCCTTCAGTACATGCAGCTCCCATCTTGCAGCTGTGGGATTATTTTATGGATCTACCACATTCTTGTACTTAAAACCCTCCACAGGCAGTTCCCTGGCCCAGGAGAATGTGGTCTCCCTGTTCTACACCACAGGGATACCAATGCTGAACCCCCTAATCTACAGCTTAAGAAATAAGGAAGTGAAGGCTGCCATGCAGAAAACACTAAGGAGAAAACTCTTTGGGTGCAAATGtaattattctttttcaggttga